A single region of the Actinoplanes sp. SE50/110 genome encodes:
- a CDS encoding chemotaxis protein CheX codes for MSVEVDVDENDLAEMVEQVWESYLDPEGVSPLMQTYDENQPSEVHSSVSITGSWTGHIVYASSRAAAQRAAAAFLAMELDEVSEEDISDTLGELANIVGGNVKAMLPPGSQLSLPQVVLAPESSARYPNTERISGVYGLWEGEPVSISMWQSSTDTKEEGA; via the coding sequence ATGAGCGTCGAAGTCGACGTAGACGAGAACGACCTCGCTGAGATGGTGGAACAGGTCTGGGAGTCGTACCTGGATCCGGAGGGCGTGAGCCCGCTGATGCAGACGTACGACGAGAACCAGCCCTCGGAAGTGCACTCCTCAGTGTCGATCACCGGGTCCTGGACCGGGCACATCGTGTACGCGTCCTCCCGGGCCGCCGCCCAGCGGGCCGCGGCCGCCTTCCTGGCCATGGAACTGGACGAGGTGAGCGAGGAGGACATCTCCGACACGCTCGGCGAACTGGCGAACATCGTCGGCGGCAACGTCAAGGCGATGCTTCCGCCGGGTTCGCAGTTGTCGCTACCTCAGGTAGTGCTCGCGCCGGAGAGCTCGGCGCGTTATCCGAACACCGAACGCATCAGCGGCGTCTATGGACTCTGGGAAGGCGAGCCGGTGTCCATTTCGATGTGGCAGAGCAGCACCGACACGAAGGAGGAGGGTGCATGA
- a CDS encoding response regulator — protein sequence MKILIADDSRVMRQIVVRTLRQAGFGDHDLIEAADGQEAFDMASKQQPDLVISDWNMPQMTGIEVLRQLRAAGNNVKFGFVTSECTPEMKTAAESAGSAFFIVKPFTAERFDEVFAPILG from the coding sequence ATGAAGATCCTCATCGCCGATGACAGCCGGGTGATGCGGCAGATCGTCGTCCGTACCCTGCGGCAGGCCGGGTTCGGCGACCACGACCTGATCGAGGCCGCGGACGGGCAGGAGGCGTTCGACATGGCCAGCAAGCAGCAGCCGGATCTGGTCATCTCGGACTGGAACATGCCGCAGATGACCGGCATCGAGGTGCTGCGGCAACTCCGGGCGGCCGGCAACAACGTCAAGTTCGGCTTCGTCACCTCGGAGTGCACGCCCGAGATGAAGACGGCCGCCGAATCCGCGGGTTCGGCCTTCTTCATCGTCAAACCGTTCACGGCTGAGCGATTCGACGAAGTCTTCGCTCCAATTTTGGGATGA
- a CDS encoding response regulator, with translation MTPMRAMVIDDSRAMRMILKRIVTKLSFEAVEAGDGKEALDLLADMTEVPELALIDWNMPNMNGLEFVMKVRADPRLREMTLVMVTTESEQSQIVRALAAGAHEYVIKPFTEGAMIEKLALLGLVPTGANS, from the coding sequence TGACTCGCGCGCGATGCGCATGATCCTCAAGCGCATCGTCACGAAGCTGAGCTTCGAGGCGGTCGAGGCCGGCGACGGCAAGGAGGCGCTCGACCTGCTCGCCGATATGACCGAGGTGCCGGAACTGGCCCTCATCGACTGGAACATGCCCAACATGAACGGGCTCGAGTTCGTCATGAAGGTCCGGGCCGACCCGCGGCTGCGCGAGATGACCCTGGTGATGGTCACCACCGAGAGCGAACAGAGTCAGATCGTCCGAGCGCTCGCCGCGGGTGCTCATGAATACGTCATCAAGCCCTTCACGGAGGGTGCCATGATCGAAAAACTGGCCCTGCTGGGCCTCGTGCCGACCGGAGCGAACTCATGA